In the genome of Macadamia integrifolia cultivar HAES 741 unplaced genomic scaffold, SCU_Mint_v3 scaffold1423, whole genome shotgun sequence, one region contains:
- the LOC122063689 gene encoding caffeoylshikimate esterase — translation MEESQELLHFWGDAHVSEEEYYEAQGILSSKSFYTSPRGLSLFTRSWLPLSSSPRGIICMVHGYGNDISWTFQTTAIFFAQVGFASFALDLEGHGHSQGLRAFVPNVDLVVDDCFSFFNSIKEKPEFLGLPSFLYGESMGGAICLLIHFKDPNGWNGAILAAPMCKISDSVKPRWPIPQILILVAKFLPTLPIVPTADLLDKSVKVAEKKIIAGKNPLRYRGKPRLGTVVELLRVTDYLHSRLGDVSLPFIVLHGSADVVTDPDVSRSLYEAAKSEDKTIKIYEGMMHSLLFGETDENIEIVRGDMLSWLNHRCEGREIVVS, via the coding sequence ATGGAGGAATCACAGGAACTGCTCCATTTTTGGGGAGACGCCCATGTATCAGAGGAAGAATACTACGAGGCGCAAGGCATCCTTTCCTCCAAATCCTTTTACACTTCTCCCAGGGGGCTTTCCCTCTTCACCAGGTCATGGTTACCCCTCTCCTCCTCACCACGCGGCATCATCTGTATGGTCCATGGTTACGGCAACGACATCAGCTGGACCTTCCAAACCACCGCAATTTTCTTCGCCCAGGTGGGTTTCGCTTCCTTTGCTCTTGACCTCGAAGGCCATGGCCACTCCCAAGGCCTCAGGGCCTTCGTCCCTAATGTCGACCTCGTCGTGGACGATTGTTTCTCCTTCTTCAATTCAATCAAAGAGAAGCCCGAATTTCTTGGGTTACCCTCCTTTCTCTACGGTGAATCGATGGGAGGAGCCATTTGCCTTCTGATTCATTTCAAGGATCCCAATGGATGGAATGGTGCGATTTTGGCTGCACCCATGTGTAAAATCTCTGATTCGGTGAAACCCAGATGGCCAATCCCTCAAATCCTCATCCTCGTTGCAAAATTCTTACCCACTTTGCCAATTGTTCCCACCGCAGATCTTCTGGATAAGTCTGTTAAGGTTGCTGAAAAGAAGATAATAGCAGGAAAGAATCCATTGAGGTATAGGGGAAAACCAAGGTTGGGTACGGTAGTGGAACTTCTTCGAGTTACTGATTATCTCCACAGCCGACTCGGGGATGTGAGTCTCCCATTTATCGTTTTACATGGCAGTGCAGATGTTGTTACTGACCCAGATGTAAGTAGATCTCTTTATGAAGCTGCAAAGAGCGAGGATAAGACTATAAAGATCTATGAGGGAATGATGCATTCACTTCTGTTTGGAGAAACAGATGAGAATATTGAGATTGTTCGAGGTGATATGTTGTCATGGTTGAACCATAGGTGTGAAGGGAGGGAAATAGTTGTTTCATAG